A genome region from Coffea arabica cultivar ET-39 chromosome 7e, Coffea Arabica ET-39 HiFi, whole genome shotgun sequence includes the following:
- the LOC113701911 gene encoding uncharacterized protein, whose amino-acid sequence MEAKISNKSLLFRLCSLLMASLFAVSASSQLNDPDWYFWFPLYACGCIVNLVNGLSKFPKMRLRIVAKFSLSLGIFLFIKPSIEDLGNGTGAGLWSLDMRERVVREKLGSGLVVASMFLNLQLPSSRHLPKGQETKVAKLTEHGMLILVGIGYGLSLLCHQKEMKF is encoded by the exons ATGGAGGCAAAGATCAGCAATAAATCATTATTATTCAGACTCTGTTCTCTTCTCATGGCATCCCTATTCGCCGTCTCTGCTTCCTCTCAACTCAATGATCCTG ATTGGTACTTCTGGTTTCCCCTGTACGCATGTGGTTGCATCGTGAATTTGGTCAACGGACTGTCCAAATTCCCCAAGATGAGATTGAGAATAGTGGCTAAATTCTCACTTTCGCTTGGGATTTTCTTATTCATCAAACCGTCCATCGAAGATCTGGGAAATGGAACGGGTGCTGGACTCTGGTCTTTGGACATGCGGGAAAGAGTTGTCCGGGAAAAGCTTGGCAGCGGGCTAGTCGTCGCCTCCATGTTTCTGAACTTGCAACTACCGTCTTCGAGACATCTACCAAAAGGCCAAGAAACAAAAGTTGCAAAACTTACTGAACACG GAATGCTCATACTGGTTGGGATTGGTTATGGTCTGTCCCTTCTGTGCCATCAGAAGGAGATGAAGTTCTAA